The following proteins come from a genomic window of Trifolium pratense cultivar HEN17-A07 linkage group LG4, ARS_RC_1.1, whole genome shotgun sequence:
- the LOC123922328 gene encoding subtilisin-like protease SBT3.13 gives MTRYLRDHRGVFVAAGTNWFEGNCAIVEGESIALLEALKEIAERGISNVIFEMDSKSVVDAIHNIKSGSSDFSSLICHVKHVLLSNPNFVVKFIKRQANMVAHTKMVAYMDAARTYTGLKPAPIIMAGFSSRGPSVVQPLILKPDITVPRVNIYGCLFTGR, from the exons ATGACAAGATATTTGCGTGACCACCGGGGAGTTTTTGTCGCGGCTGGAACCAATTGGTTTGAAGGAAATTGCGCCATTGTCGAAGGTGAATCGATTGCCTTACTAGAAGCATTGAAAGAAATAGCAGAAAGAGGTATATCAAACGTTATTTTTGAAATGGATTCGAAGAGTGTAGTGGATGCAATTCACAATATAAAAAGTGGTAGCTCAGATTTTAGTTCACTCATTTGTCATGTTAAGCATGTATTGTTATCTAATCCAAACTTTGTGGTAAAGTTTATTAAGCGACAAGCGAATATGGTGGCTCACAC GAAAATGGTTGCCTACATGGATGCTGCAAGAACATATACAGGATTAAAGCCAGCTCCAATTATTATGGCTGGATTCTCATCTAGGGGTCCTAGTGTTGTGCAGCCATTGATACTTAAG CCTGACATAACTGTTCCTAGAGTCAACATATATGGCTGCTTATTCACAGGCCGCTAG
- the LOC123922686 gene encoding nucleobase-ascorbate transporter 1-like isoform X1 encodes MADITHFPMEQLQDLDYCLDSNPSWVEIILLAFQNYILMLGTSVMLPSMIVPAMGGTHRDTAHVIQTILFVAGINTLLQTLFGTRLPTVVGGSFAYLFPIAYIINDPSLKHISNSHERFIQSMKAIQGALIVASSIQIILGYSQVWGLFSRFFSPLGMAPVVGLVGLGLFERGFPVLGNCVEIGIPMLLLVIGLSQYLKHVRPVRDIPIFERFPVLICVPIIWIYAVILTASGAYRDKPFKTQHNCRTDRADLISTAPWFMFPYPLQWGAPTFSVGHSFAMMSAVIVSMVESTGAYQAAARLAIATPPPAYVLSRGIGWQGIGVMLDGLFGTLTGSTVSVENVGLLGLTRVGSRRVVQVSAGFMIFFSTLGKFGAVFASIPFPIFAALYCLLFGVVASVGISFLQFTNMNSMRNLIIIGLTLFLGISVPQLFNQSSSPSLPGYVHTKAGWFNAFLNTIFSSPVTVGLIVAVLLDNTLEVEKSKKDRGMPWWVKFRTFRGDNRNEEFYTLPFNLNRFFPPT; translated from the exons AGCATTTCAAAATTACATATTGATGCTTGGAACAAGTGTGATGCTTCCTTCAATGATAGTTCCAGCCATGGGAGGAACTCAT CGTGATACGGCACATGTGATACAAACTATACTCTTTGTAGCCGGCATTAACACACTTCTTCAAACGCTATTTGGTACAAGATTGCCTACAGTAGTTGGAGGTTCCTTTGCGTATCTGTTTCCGATTGCTTATATTATCAATGACCCCTCATTGAAACATATTAGTAACTCTCATGAA AGATTTATACAATCAATGAAAGCAATACAAGGAGCTCTAATTGTAGCCTCAAGTATTCAGATAATCTTGGGTTACAGCCAAGTCTGGGGACTATTTTCAAG GTTTTTCAGTCCTCTTGGAATGGCACCTGTAGTTGGATTAGTTGGATTAGGGTTATTTGAACGCGGATTTCCTGTG TTGGGAAACTGCGTAGAAATTGGTATACCAATGCTATTGTTGGTAATTGGTTTGTCACAA TATCTAAAGCATGTGAGACCAGTTAGAGATATCCCTATCTTTGAACGTTTTCCAGTGTTGATTTGTGTCCCAATTATTTGGATCTATGCTGTTATCTTGACTGCCAGTGGCGCTTACCGAGATAAACCTTTCAAAACACAACATAATTGTCGTACAGACAGAGCCGATCTGATATCTACTGCTCCATg GTTTATGTTTCCATACCCTCTTCAATGGGGGGCACCTACATTTTCTGTTGGCCATTCATTTGCCATGATGTCGGCAGTTATAGTCTCTATGGTGGAG TCAACTGGTGCATACCAGGCAGCAGCTCGGTTAGCCATCGCCACACCACCTCCTGCGTATGTGTTGAGTCGAGGCATTGGTTGGCAG GGGATTGGTGTCATGCTTGATGGTCTTTTTGGAACATTGACAGGTTCTACTGTTTCTGT GGAAAATGTTGGATTACTTGGACTAACCCGAGTTGGAAGTCGAAGAGTCGTTCAAGTTTCTGCTGGTTTCATGATATTCTTCTCTACTTTAG GAAAATTTGGAGCTGTTTTCGCATCTATACCTTTCCCGATATTTGCTGCACTGTACTGCCTTCTCTTTGGCGTTGTCG CTTCAGTTGGAATATCATTTCTTCAGTTCACAAACATGAACTCTATGAGAAATCTTATTATCATTGGCCTTACATTGTTCCTTGGAATATCTGTTCCTCAACTTTTCAATCAGTCCTCATCTCCTTCGCTTCCCGGATACGTCCATACTAAAGCAGGATGG TTCAATGCATTCTTAAACACCATATTCTCATCACCAGTAACAGTTGGTTTGATAGTAGCGGTGTTGCTCGACAACACTCTTGAGGTAGAAAAGTCAAAGAAAGATCGAGGGATGCCATGGTGGGTGAAGTTTAGAACATTTAGAGGAGACAATAGAAATGAAGAATTCTATACTTTGCCATTCAATCTCAATAGGTTCTTCCCGCCTACGTGA
- the LOC123922326 gene encoding uncharacterized protein LOC123922326, with protein sequence MEASLTSTNVHVNNHIPDDIIFSILSKLPLKSFKQFECVHKSWSLLFDDTYFITMYHNNLLSNDCSYYDDTCLLVGVTEGTEYYRMGGVLVGDMYSLSGENFENSVKLDWPNPPFPEDEDLDLDGDGDEYYIGFGKVCVLSTISIGNLYYGIHATNEFKVIPSSLDESGAFLMLGFAIPCYHLVGYDHIKDDYKVIRFMDCDGDDDDDYGDDDDDDYDDKIVSFWEIYSLNSNLWRKIDVDMPLYSTKKNVYMNGVSHWWDRNETHSYLMSFDFDNESFTTTPIS encoded by the coding sequence ATGGAGGCATCACTGACTTCAACAAATGTTCATGTTAACAATCATATACCCGATGATATTATCTTCTCTATTCTCTCCAAACTTCCTCTCAAATCTTTTAAACAATTTGAATGTGTACACAAATCATGGTCCCTCTTATTTGATGATACTTATTTCATAACTATGTACCACAACAATTTATTATCGAATGATTGTTCTTATTATGATGATACATGTCTCCTCGTAGGTGTGACAGAAGGTACTGAATACTACAGGATGGGTGGTGTTTTAGTAGGTGATATGTATTCTCTTTCCGGTGAAAATTTTGAGAATAGTGTCAAATTAGATTGGCcaaatcctccatttcctgaGGATGAAGATTTGGATCTGGATGGGGATGGGGATGAGTATTACATTGGTTTTGGAAAAGTATGTGTGCTTTCCACCATTTCGATTGGAAACTTATATTATGGAATCCATGCTACTAATGAATTCAAGGTGATTCCTTCCAGCCTTGACGAGTCAGGAGCTTTTTTGATGTTGGGGTTTGCTATTCCCTGTTATCATCTAGTTGGTTATGATCACATTAAAGATGACTATAAGGTGATTCGGTTCATGGActgtgatggtgatgatgatgacgacTATGGTGACGATGATGACGACGACTATGATGACAAAATTGTTTCCTTCTGGGAGATATATAGCCTAAACAGTAACCTTTGGAGGAAAATTGATGTCGACATGCCTCTTTATTCTACTAAAAAAAACGTGTACATGAATGGAGTGTCTCATTGGTGGGATAGAAATGAAACACATTCATATTTGATGTCATTTGACTTCGACAATGAATCTTTCACTACAACACCCATATCCTAA
- the LOC123922686 gene encoding nucleobase-ascorbate transporter 1-like isoform X2 — protein sequence MADITHFPMEQLQDLDYCLDSNPSWVEIILLAFQNYILMLGTSVMLPSMIVPAMGGTHRDTAHVIQTILFVAGINTLLQTLFGTRLPTVVGGSFAYLFPIAYIINDPSLKHISNSHERFIQSMKAIQGALIVASSIQIILGYSQVWGLFSRFFSPLGMAPVVGLVGLGLFERGFPVLGNCVEIGIPMLLLVIGLSQSTGAYQAAARLAIATPPPAYVLSRGIGWQGIGVMLDGLFGTLTGSTVSVENVGLLGLTRVGSRRVVQVSAGFMIFFSTLGKFGAVFASIPFPIFAALYCLLFGVVASVGISFLQFTNMNSMRNLIIIGLTLFLGISVPQLFNQSSSPSLPGYVHTKAGWFNAFLNTIFSSPVTVGLIVAVLLDNTLEVEKSKKDRGMPWWVKFRTFRGDNRNEEFYTLPFNLNRFFPPT from the exons AGCATTTCAAAATTACATATTGATGCTTGGAACAAGTGTGATGCTTCCTTCAATGATAGTTCCAGCCATGGGAGGAACTCAT CGTGATACGGCACATGTGATACAAACTATACTCTTTGTAGCCGGCATTAACACACTTCTTCAAACGCTATTTGGTACAAGATTGCCTACAGTAGTTGGAGGTTCCTTTGCGTATCTGTTTCCGATTGCTTATATTATCAATGACCCCTCATTGAAACATATTAGTAACTCTCATGAA AGATTTATACAATCAATGAAAGCAATACAAGGAGCTCTAATTGTAGCCTCAAGTATTCAGATAATCTTGGGTTACAGCCAAGTCTGGGGACTATTTTCAAG GTTTTTCAGTCCTCTTGGAATGGCACCTGTAGTTGGATTAGTTGGATTAGGGTTATTTGAACGCGGATTTCCTGTG TTGGGAAACTGCGTAGAAATTGGTATACCAATGCTATTGTTGGTAATTGGTTTGTCACAA TCAACTGGTGCATACCAGGCAGCAGCTCGGTTAGCCATCGCCACACCACCTCCTGCGTATGTGTTGAGTCGAGGCATTGGTTGGCAG GGGATTGGTGTCATGCTTGATGGTCTTTTTGGAACATTGACAGGTTCTACTGTTTCTGT GGAAAATGTTGGATTACTTGGACTAACCCGAGTTGGAAGTCGAAGAGTCGTTCAAGTTTCTGCTGGTTTCATGATATTCTTCTCTACTTTAG GAAAATTTGGAGCTGTTTTCGCATCTATACCTTTCCCGATATTTGCTGCACTGTACTGCCTTCTCTTTGGCGTTGTCG CTTCAGTTGGAATATCATTTCTTCAGTTCACAAACATGAACTCTATGAGAAATCTTATTATCATTGGCCTTACATTGTTCCTTGGAATATCTGTTCCTCAACTTTTCAATCAGTCCTCATCTCCTTCGCTTCCCGGATACGTCCATACTAAAGCAGGATGG TTCAATGCATTCTTAAACACCATATTCTCATCACCAGTAACAGTTGGTTTGATAGTAGCGGTGTTGCTCGACAACACTCTTGAGGTAGAAAAGTCAAAGAAAGATCGAGGGATGCCATGGTGGGTGAAGTTTAGAACATTTAGAGGAGACAATAGAAATGAAGAATTCTATACTTTGCCATTCAATCTCAATAGGTTCTTCCCGCCTACGTGA
- the LOC123923380 gene encoding subtilisin-like protease Glyma18g48580 codes for MSSSITKLFLSSFILCSFLQEHTHAIRKTYIVYLGGHSHGPNPSLDDLELATNSHYDLLASILGSHEKAKETVMYSYNKHINGFAALLEDEEATKIAKNSNVVSVFLSKEYKLHTTRSWEFLGLEKYGGISLESAWWMARFGEDTIMANLDSGVWPEHESFSGIGYGPVPSKWRGNGVCEIDHFITTSNTSTTFCNRKLIGARIFSKNYEAQFGKLNPSNLTRDFVGHCTHTLSTAAGNFSPNVTIFGNGNGTAKGGSPRARVAAYKVCWSKTDAGGCHEADILEAFDHAIYDGVDVISISLGGFDPYIEALFTDGISIGSFHAVAKNVVVICSAGNDGPAPRTVTNVAPWSFTVAASTIDREFVSHVLIGHKHYMKGASLSKGLPTGQSKKKKIYPMIHSIDARFPNATIQDARYCKPRTLDPTKVKGKILVCIRLDDTTSIAQGFEAAVAGAVGVFVMNDKNSGNILLAEPHPLPGASMDSNEDEDIDEREWFGKGGTDENITRKMVAYMDAARTYTGLRPAPIMAGYSSRGPSVVQPLILKPDITAPGVNILAAYSQATSPSNLPSDTRRVPYNLQQGTSMSCPHVAGIAGLLKTLHPNWSPAAIKSAIMTTATTIDNTNQLIRNAFDKISTPFEYGSGHIQPNLAMDPGLVYDLTTTDYLNFICASGHNQNLLKFFNNNSYTCPESYNIENLNYPSITVTNRGLNPINVTRTVTNVGSPSTYIVETGQLEEFKVHVQPSSLTFKKIGEKKTFQVIMEAIGWPHHGFPVFGKLTWTNGKRKVTSPIVVL; via the exons ATGTCATCTTCTATCACCAAACTTTTtctatcatcattcattctttgCAGTTTCTTGCAAGAACACACTCATGCCATTAGAAAG ACATATATTGTATACTTGGGAGGACATTCTCATGGTCCAAATCCTTCCCTTGATGATCTTGAATTAGCCACAAATTCACATTATGATTTACTTGCTTCAATCTTAGGAAG CCATGAGAAGGCAAAGGAAACAGTTATGTATTCATACAATAAGCACATAAATGGATTTGCTGCATTACTTGAAGATGAAGAGGCAACAAAGATTGCAA AGAACTCAAATGTAGTTTCTGTTTTCTTGAGCAAAGAATATAAATTGCACACTACTAGGTCATGGGAATTTCTTGGACTGGAAAAATATGGTGGAATTTCTCTTGAGTCTGCTTGGTGGATGGCCAGATTTGGTGAAGATACAATCATGGCTAATTTAGATTCAG GTGTTTGGCCAGAACATGAAAGTTTCAGTGGCATTGGATATGGTCCAGTTCCATCAAAGTGGCGTGGGAATGGAGTATGTGAGATTGATCATTTTATTACTACTTCAAATACTTCAACAACATTCTGCAATAG GAAGCTAATTGGAGCAAGAATATTCAGTAAAAACTACGAAGCACAATTTGGAAAACTCAATCCCTCAAACCTCACGCGTGACTTTGTTGGCCACTGTACACACACCTTATCAACAGCCGCGGGTAACTTTTCACCCAATGTAACAATATTTGGTAACGGTAATGGCACAGCAAAAGGTGGATCCCCTAGAGCGCGTGTTGCAGCCTACAAAGTGTGTTGGTCAAAAACAGACGCAG GTGGATGTCACGAAGCTGATATTCTAGAAGCATTTGATCATGCTATATATGATGGTGTTGATGTCATTTCAATCTCTTTGGGTGGTTTTGATCCATATATTGAAGCTTTGTTCACCGATGGAATTTCAATTGGGTCATTTCACGCTGTTGCTAAGAATGTTGTGGTTATTTGTTCTGCTGGAAATGATGGACCAGCTCCTAGAACTGTTACAAATGTAGCACCTTGGTCTTTTACGGTTGCAGCTAGTACAATTGATAGGGAATTTGTTAGTCACGTTTTAATTGGTCACAAACATTACATGAAG GGTGCTAGTCTTAGTAAAGGCTTACCAACAGGTCAAtcgaagaaaaagaaaatatatccGATGATTCATTCTATCGATGCTAGATTTCCTAATGCCACAATTCAAGATGC CCGTTATTGCAAGCCTAGAACACTTGATCCTACCAAAGTAAAGGGAAAGATATTAGTTTGCATTCGACTTGACGACACAACATCAATTGCTCAAGGCTTTGAAGCAGCTGTTGCAGGTGCAGTAGGAGTTTTTGTGATGAATGATAAGAACAGTGGAAATATACTTCTAGCTGAGCCTCATCCTTTACCTGGTGCAAGTATGGATAGcaatgaagatgaagatattgATGAACGTGAATGGTTCGGAAAAGGTGGTACTGACGAAAACATAACCAG GAAAATGGTTGCATACATGGATGCTGCAAGAACATATACAGGATTAAGGCCAGCTCCAATTATGGCCGGATACTCATCTAGGGGTCCTAGTGTTGTGCAGCCATTGATACTTAAG cCTGACATAACTGCTCCTGGAGTCAACATATTGGCTGCTTATTCACAAGCCACTAGTCCTTCCAATCTACCATCAGATACACGCCGAGTTCCTTACAATCTGCAACAAGGAACTTCTATGTCTTGTCCTCACGTTGCTGGCATTGCTGGTCTTCTCAAGACACTTCATCCTAATTGGAGTCCAGCCGCTATCAAATCAGCCATCATGACTACCG CTACCACAATAGATAACACCAATCAACTGATTCGGAATGCATTCGATAAGATATCAACTCCATTTGAATATGGTTCTGGGCATATTCAACCTAACCTTGCAATGGATCCAGGACTTGTTTATGATCTAACCACAACCGATTACTTGAACTTCATATGTGCTTCTGGTCACAATCAAAACTTACTCAAGTTCTTCAATAACAACTCTTACACTTGTCCCGAGTCTTACAATATCGAAAATCTCAACTATCCTTCAATTACCGTAACTAATCGAGGATTAAACCCTATAAATGTTACTCGTACCGTTACAAATGTTGGGTCTCCTAGCACATATATTGTTGAAACTGGCCAACTTGAAGAATTTAAGGTTCATGTTCAACCAAGTTCCTTGACTTTTAAGAAAATTGGAGAAAAGAAGACCTTTCAGGTAATTATGGAGGCAATTGGTTGGCCTCATCATGGTTTTCCGGTGTTTGGGAAATTGACATGGACAAATGGCAAACGCAAAGTTACTAGTCCTATTGTAGTTCTTTAA
- the LOC123922327 gene encoding MDIS1-interacting receptor like kinase 2-like, whose amino-acid sequence MDPKLFFLFSLRSRARQFVIEHSTYTLNIMSTKLLSFHFILIMFFNSLLWLSTLQVYGIFTFAATNATKVQGSEAIALLNWKTNLDKQSQASLSTWSIISSPCNWKGIVCDEKTNYVTIINLANFGLKGTLLSLNFSSFPMLQTLHISYNFFHGTIPHQIGNLPKISKLKMSHNLFNGSIPQEIGTLRNLSYLHIAICKLIGSIPSTIGMLINLVELDLSANYLSGKIPSIKNLMNLQQLVLYGNSLSGPIPMDLGTISSVRTIKLLSNKFSGEIPSSIGNLNNLRKLQLSYNQLYGSIPSTIGNLTKLIQLSLSQNQISGSIPSSLGNLINLEMLSLSENHLSGPIPSTFGNLTKLTFLLLHMNKLNGSISQAMKNITNLKSLQLSSNDFIGQLPHQICLGGSLRNFSANENHFSGLVPITLKNCSSLVRLNLADNMLVGNISDDFGVYPNLSYIDLSHNYFHGKILQSWRKSHNLIGLRISNNNLSGTIPPELGQAPKLQSLQLSSNHLTGKIPKELCNLTSLYELSISNNELYGKIPKEIGFMQGLGNLNLAENSLSGSIPKQIGKLLKLVHLNLSNNKFMEGIPHEFNRLQSLEDLDLGGNLLSGQIPEDIGKLQKLNTLNLSHNNLSGNIPSNFKDMISLTNVSISYNQLEGPIPNNQVFSKAPFEALRNNKGLCGNSSSLFPCVVSHHNTKSKHKSVMILILFLFLIVFLVGGSLYIHWKKARKLKKQAREEQEQKQIEDVFSIWSYDGKMVYENIIEATEDFDEKYLIGEGGSGLVYKANLASGQVVAVKKLHAEVESEMNNFTAFTNEVKALTQIKHRNIVKLYGFCSHPRHSFVVYEFLEGGSLDNVMRLDTQATTFDWKKRVNVVKGVTNALYHMHHGCSPPIVHRDISSKNVLLDLDCEAYISDFGTAKILNLDSHNSTTFAGTYGYAAPELAYTHEVNEKCDVFSFGVLCLEIIIGKHPGDLISTFFSSSEAPKAYNLLLKDVLDQRLPLPENSVAKDVILIAKMGFACLSDNPHSRPTMKQVYNMFVMPKSPSMETFRIVTLGQLLN is encoded by the exons ATGGATCCAaaactcttctttcttttctcacttAGGAGTCGTGCGAGACAATTCGTAATTGAG CACTCTACCTACACCTTAAACATAATGTCCACAAAGCTTCTgtcttttcattttattctcATCATGTTTTTCAATTCACTTTTATGGCTTTCTACCCTCCAAGTTTATGGCATTTTCACTTTTGCTGCCACTAATGCTACAAAAGTTCAAGGTAGTGAAGCAATTGCTCTATTAAATTGGAAAACTAACCTTGACAAACAAAGCCAAGCTTCATTGTCTACTTGGTCCATCATTTCAAGTCCTTGCAATTGGAAGGGGATTGTTTGTGATGAAAAAACCAATTATGTGACAATTATAAATCTTGCAAACTTTGGTCTTAAAGGTACTCTTTTAAGTCTCAACTTCTCATCCTTTCCTATGCTTCAAACTTTGCATATAAGTTACAACTTCTTTCATGGTACTATTCCACATCAAATTGGTAACTTGCCCAAAATTTCTAAACTAAAAATGAGTCATAATCTTTTCAATGGTTCCATTCCACAAGAAATAGGGACACTAAGGAATCTAAGTTACCTTCATATTGCAATATGTAAACTTATTGGTTCCATTCCCTCAACAATTGGAATGTTGATAAATCTTGTTGAACTTGATTTATCAGCTAATTATCTCTCCGGCAAAATTCCTTCCATAAAAAACTTGATGAACTTACAACAACTTGTTCTATACGGAAATTCTCTTTCTGGACCGATTCCTATGGATTTAGGCACAATCTCTTCTGTTAGAACAATTAAATTGTTAAGCAACAAATTTTCTGGTGAAATTCCATCCTCCATAGGAAACTTGAATAATTTGAGGAAACTTCAGCTTAGTTATAATCAACTTTATGGATCAATTCCTTCTACTATAGGAAACTTGACAAAACTCATTCAATTATCACTTTCTCAAAACCAAATTTCTGGATCAATTCCATCTTCATTAGGAAACTTGATCAATCTAGAAATGCTCAGTCTTTCAGAAAATCATCTTTCTGGTCCTATTCCTTCAACCTTTGGAAATTTGACCAAACTAACCTTTCTATTACTTCACATGAACAAACTTAATGGTAGCATTTCACAAGCAATGAAAAACATTACCAATTTGAAAAGCTTACAATTAAGTTCAAATGATTTCATTGGCCAATTGCCACATCAAATTTGCCTTGGTGGATCACTAAGAAACTTTTCTGCTAATGAGAATCATTTTAGTGGTTTAGTTCCGATAACCTTGAAGAATTGTTCAAGCCTTGTTAGACTCAACCTTGCAGATAATATGTTAGTTGGAAATATTTCAGATGATTTTGGTGTATATCCAAATTTGAGCTACATTGATTTGAGTCACAACTACTTTCATGGCAAAATTTTGCAAAGTTGGAGGAAAAGTCATAATCTAATTGGCCTAAGGATCTCAAATAACAATTTATCAGGTACTATACCTCCAGAACTAGGACAAGCCCCTAAGTTACAATCACTTCAACTTTCTTCAAATCACTTAACAGGAAAAATTCCTAAAGAGCTTTGTAACTTGACTTCATTGTATGAACTCTCCATTAGTAACAATGAACTTTATGGAAAAATTCCTAAAGAAATAGGATTCATGCAAGGACTTGGAAACTTGAATCTTGCAGAAAATAGTTTAAGTGGCTCAATTCCAAAACAAATTGGAAAGCTTCTCAAACTAGTTCATTTGAATTTGAGCAATAATAAGTTCATGGAAGGAATTCCACATGAATTTAACAGATTGCAATCTCTTGAAGATCTTGATCTTGGTGGAAATTTGTTAAGTGGACAAATACCTGAAGATATTGGAAAGTTGCAAAAGTTGAACACATTGAACCTTTCTCACAATAATCTCTCTGGAAATATTCCATCTAATTTTAAAGATATGATTAGCTTGACAAATGTTAGCATATCTTATAACCAATTAGAGGGTCCAATTCCAAACAATCAAGTGTTTTCTAAGGCACCTTTTGAAGCATTGAGAAACAATAAAGGCTTGTGTGGTAATTCTTCAAGCTTGTTTCCTTGTGTGGTAAGTCATCACAATACAAAAAGTAAACACAAAAGTGTGATGATATTGATACTCTTTCTATTTCTTATAGTCTTCTTGGTTGGTGGTTCTTTGTATATTCATTGGAAAAAGGCAAGAAAACTTAAAAAGCAAGCtagagaagaacaagaacaaaaacaaattgaagATGTTTTTTCCATATGGAGTTATGATGGAAAAATGGTTTATGAAAATATCATTGAAGCCACAGAGGATTTTGATGAGAAATATCTCATTGGTGAAGGAGGTTCTGGTTTGGTTTACAAGGCTAATTTAGCATCTGGTCAAGTTGTTGCTGTGAAAAAACTTCATGCTGAAGTTGAGAGTGAAATGAACAATTTCACGGCTTTTACTAATGAGGTTAAAGCGTTGACGCAAATCAAACATCGTAACATTGTGAAGTTGTATGGATTTTGTTCGCATCCGCGCCACTCTTTTGTGGTTTATGAGTTCTTAGAAGGAGGGAGTTTGGATAATGTGATGAGACTTGATACACAAGCAACAACATTTGATTGGAAAAAGAGAGTGAATGTTGTTAAGGGTGTGACAAATGCTCTTTACCATATGCATCATGGTTGCTCTCCTCCTATTGTTCATCGTGACATATCGAGCAAAAATGTTCTTTTAGATTTGGATTGTGAAGCTTACATCTCAGACTTTGGAACTGCTAAGATTCTTAATCTTGATTCACATAATTCAACAACATTTGCAGGCACTTATGGATATGCAGCACCAG AGCTTGCATATACTCATGAAGTGAATGAGAAATGTGATGTGTTTAGTTTTGGAGTGCTATGTTTGGAAATAATTATAGGAAAGCATCCTGGGGATCTGATTTCTACATTTTTTTCATCATCTGAAGCACCAAAAGCATATAATTTACTATTGAAAGATGTATTAGACCAAAGACTTCCTCTTCCAGAAAATTCAGTTGCTAAGGATGTGATCTTGATTGCAAAAATGGGATTTGCTTGCTTGAGTGACAATCCACATTCTAGACCAACTATGAAACAAGTTTATAACATGTTTGTGATGCCAAAATCACCATCAATGGAGACATTCCGCATCGTCACACTTGGTCAACTTTTAAATTAG